A segment of the Candidatus Aquicultor sp. genome:
AATATAGACATCAGGGTTAAGCCGCCGGGCAAGTTCAACGATTCTACGCGTAGCAGCCGGGTCGGAAATCGCGACCACGGCAACACGAGCATCCAAGATATCCAGGTGCATCAGGACTTCTTCTTGCGTGGCATCACCGTAATAAATCGGCTCTCCCTTTTGCTGCTCAGCCGTCACCGTTCCCGGATTTATCTCGACGATCAAGTATGGGATGTGTGCAGCCGACGCGGCGTGCAACGTTCCGTCCATTCAAACCGTAACCTACGATTATTATATGATCTTTTGCTTTGGTTTCCGTTGCGTGTTCTACCGGAAACCAACCATACTTCAGCTTCGCCGGCAGGGAAAGCTTTACGATAGTATCCGCAAATCGTGGGCCGACCTTAATGAGCAGAGGTGTTGCAACCATAGTTAGAATTGTTATGTCCAAGAATAGCTGGAATAAGCGACCGGGAAGTAGGCCGTATCGAAGCCCGGTCTCCGATAAAACGAAAGAAAACTCACCGACCTGACAGAGAGCGATGCCGACGAGTATGGCTGTCCGCGCCGGGAAACCGGAAAGGGAGCTTGCAGTAGTCGCCAATAAGCCTTTCAAGAGTAAAATCCCTAATGTAAGAATTATAATAATTTGGGGATTCTTCACGAGGAAACCAACATCTAACAACATTCCGATTGAAATAAAGAAAAAACTTGAGAATATATCGCGGAACGGGAATATGTTCCCGAGTGCTTGGTGGCTATACTCCGATTCTGAAATGATCAACCCTGCTAGGAACGCGCCGAGGGCGAGCGATAGGCCTGCGCTTGATGTTAGCCAAGCGGATGCTAAGCAGATTAAAACGATAGCAATTAAAAATATCTCGCGGCTACGCGTTCGCGCGATCTGGTACAGGAGATTAGGCACTATCCATTTTGCGCTGATGATAACAAAGAGAATGATGCCGATACTTCTGAGCAGCAAGCTTGTAATTGATGCAGTAAGATTGGTTGTAGCACCCGCCAATAACGGAATTACGAGCATCATGGGAACGACTATAATGTCTTGGAATATAAGGACACCAAGGCTGGTCTTACCGTGCGGCGTATCGATCTCAGCCCGATCTTGCAGTACTTTGAGCACAATCGCGGTGCTGCTAAGCGAAACAAGAAAACCTATGAAGATTGCGTTATTAACGGCGAGCCCGACCTCTCGCGCCACAAGAAAACCAGCGGAAAACGTCAATGCTACTTGAAGTGACCCACCGAGAAGCACAGATCGCCTGAGTTTAAGAAGGCTGTTGAATGAAAATTCGATGCCTATCGTGAACAGCATCAATACTAACCCAATATCCGCAAGGATGCTTACTTCAGGCGATGCTGCAATTAATTTAAGACCATAAGGTCCGGCTACTATTCCGGTAACGATATAGCCGATAATCGTAGGCAACCCAAGACGTTGGGATGCGTAAAGAATTATGATTGCTAAGCCGAATAATATGACTATATCTCGTAATAGGGCTAGCTCCATTGCTTAATTTTGGCATAAGTATATTCATCATAAGCAAAACTGATCGGACAGCCTACGATAAACGGCCCATATTTGCCTTGCTAAGCAATGAGTGTATTTTGTGCATATCCACTGAGTAAGACCCTTAATATCAGTTGATGTAATTATGGCGAATACATCGGCTGTACCAGGTCACATTATCTGATAGAATCAATTAATGAGGAACGTGAACTATGGTTAGAATTCGCAGCTTAATTAATAAGATCAAAAAATATAATCCCGATGTTGATGTTGAAGCTATCCGCAACGCATACAAGCTTGCGCGCAAATTTCACAGCGACCAGTACCGCATGTCCGGGGAGGATTTTATATCTCATCCCCTAGAGGTAGCGGACATTCTAGCAGACTTGGGGATGGATACCACCACGATTCTTGCCGCGTTGCTGCACGACGTTGTCGAGGACACCGAAATCTCGATAGAAGAGATAAAAAAGGAAGTGGGCCCCGATGTCGCCGCCCTCATAGACGGCGTTACAAAGCTCGGCCAGATTGAGTTTAAGAGCCGCGAGGAAGAGCAGGCCGAAAACCTTCGCAAGATGTTTATAGCGATGGCTAAAGATATCCGCGTTATCATTATCAAGCTTGCCGACCGTCTGCATAATATGCGAACGATTCGTCATCTCGACCATGCCAAACAGGTGAAAAAGGCGAAGGAAACGCTCGAGATTTATGCGCCGCTCGCACATCGGCTCGGCATTATGTCATTAAAATGGGAGCTTGAAGACCTCTCGTTTCAAGTACTCGAGCCAAAGAAATACGCGCAGATCCAAAAAATGGTCGCCGAGCGCCGCTCTGAACGCGAAGAATTCTTAAAAACAACAATTTCAGCGCTCAAAAAAGAACTAAAATCACTCATCATCGAAGCTGAAATCAGCGGGCGCCCTAAGCATTTCTATAGTATTTACGAGAAGATGGTTAAAAAGGGACGCGAATTCAACGAGATATACGACCTTCTCGCGCTTCGCGTTACCGTCGACTCCATCAAAGACTGTTACGGCGCACTCGGCGCAATTCACGCGATGTGGACGCCCATTCCAGGGCGCTTTAAGGACTACATCGCGATGCCTAAGTTCAATATGTATCAGTCGCTTCACACAACCGTTATCGGGCCGATGGGCAAGCCGCTTGAAATCCAGATTCGAACAAAGCAGATGCACCGCACCGCCGAATACGGTATAGCGGCGCACTGGCGTTATAAGGAGGGCGGCAGCAGGGATGGCAAATTCGATGAGCGTTTGAGCTGGCTCAGGCAAATGCTCGAATGGCAAAGTGAGCTCAAAGACCCCCGCGAGTTCATGGAGTCGCTCAAAATCGATTTATTTGAAGACGAAGTATATGTTTTCACACCGAAGGGCGATGTCGTCAACCTGCCGGCGGGCTCGACGCCGCTTGATTTTGCCTACACGATCCATACCGACGTCGGGCACCGCTGCATCGGCGCAAAGGTAAATCACCAGATCGTGCCGCTCGAATACAAATTGCATACCGGTGATTTTGTTTCCGTTCTGACCTCAAAGACGGCCGCCGGGCCGAGCCAGGACTGGCTGAAAATCGTCAAGACGTCGCGCGCGCGAAACAAAATAAAACAGTGGTTTAATAAAGAAAGCCGTGAAGATACCGAGGCCGCAGGCCGGGAAATGCTGCAAAAGGAACTGCGCAAACTCGACCTCGGTTTGAAGTCGCATACAACGATGGTCACGCTGGATGCTATCGCCAAAGAGCTGAACTTTAAAGCGGCGGAAGACGTACTTTCGAGCATCGGTGCGGGAAAAACATCCGCCAAGCAGATCGCCTCTAGAATCGCCGAGGCTCATACAAAGGAAAAAGAAGCAGAAAAGCCTGAAGATGATTTTGGCCTCGAAGAGCTTAACCTAAAGATCGCACAGAAACCGCAAAAGCAGCGCCGAAGTGGCAACAACACCGGCGTCACGGTTAAAGACATCGACGATATGCTCATCAGGCTGGCGCATTGCTGTAACCCGGTGCCATACGATAATATTATCGGCTTCGTTACCAGGGGACGAGGCGTTTCCGTCCACAGAACCGATTGTTTGAACGCACGGCAGTTAAAAGACCTGTTTCCCGATAGGATTATCGAAACCTCATGGGATACGAAGCAGCCGGCCGCCTTCCAGGTCGAGATCGAAGTTGAAGCTCTGGATCGACCCAAGTTGCTGCGTGATGTGACAACGGTCCTTGGTGACGCGAGCGTTAATATTCTTACCGCATCGGTTGCGACATCGAGAGACCATGTAGCGCTGTTAAAGTTCGTATTCGAGATCGGCAACCTGACGCATCTCAATACGATTATCGGAAATATTAAGAGGGTTCCCGCCGTATACGATGTGTATAGGGTAGAGCCTAATAAGGGCAAACGAGAGAAAATTGTTCCCAAATGGCAAGAGGAACAAGCTAAACACTAGCATGAGAGCGGTAATTCAAAGAGTTTCACGAGCACGCGTAGAGGTCGGAGAACGAGTTCTTGCCGAGACAGGGCAGGGGCTTTTAATTTTGCTCTCCGTGGGAAGCGATGATGCTGGAGCCGATATCGACTATAACGGATGCGGCGTCGTCGGAGCGCGCACGTTTGCTATACGAGCGGGCTTATGAAGCATTCGGCGCGATTGTGCCGACAAAAGAGGGTGAATTCCGAGCGCATATGGCGGTAACCCTTGTAAACGACGGTCCCGTTACGATACTTTTGGACAGTAAGAAGTGTTTCCAGCGCGGATATAAGGCGGCGATACTACGCATCGTGTATTTGCAGGTGTCCTGATAGGAATAGTAAGTTTGGGTCTTATTGTGGCTTCGGCATCATGCGGGCAAAAGTTAATTAAACGGGAGAATAAAATGTTTTTGGAAACCTTAGTAGTCGGCGATCTGGGGGCAAATTGCTATGTTCTTGCGTCTGAGCACGCAAAAGAGACCATTGTAATTGATCCGGGCGGCAGCACGGGTTTGATAATGGATACGATTGCAGCAGTGAACCTCGACGTCAAATACATAATTTTGACGCACGCTCACTGGGACCATATTGCTGCTGCTGTTGAACTCAAGAAGAAAACCGGCGCTCAAATTGCCGTCCACAAGCTCGATGCGGCAGCGCTTAACCAGCCCGGCTTTAATTTATCGTCCTGGGTCGGCGAAAGACAGGAAGAAAGCATTACTCCCGACATAGAACTCGAGGACGGCCAAGTTATTAAGTGCGGTGACATTGAAGCACACGTTTTGCTTACGCCGGGACATACGCCGGGCAGCATTTCAATTCGAATCGCGAACGCTTTGTTTACCGGTGACTTGCTGTTCTATGGCTCGATCGGGCGTACTGATTTTGCCGGCGGCTCGCTCGATGCGCTTTTGCACGCTGTTAAAACGAAAGTATTGACGCTTCCGGATCAAGTAACCGTGTATCCGGGACACGGGCCGGCGACTACTATCGGCGTTGAGCGCCGTCATAACCCTTACTTGCAAGACTTATAGGCGTGACCTGGGACTATATAGTATAATGGTATGATGTTCGTCTATTGGATACACACCGACGCTAACGCGTCTTCTTGAGGAGGAAGTAATTTTGCAGTTCAGGGCACCAAAAGGAACAAGCGATATTCTGCCCGAGGTGGCAAAGAAGTGGCATTATCTTGAAAAAATAGCGGTGGGTCTATTTAAGATCTACGGATATGAGCGCATAAAGACACCGGTGTTCGAGCATACCGAGGTTTTCCAGCGCGGTATCGGAACGTCAACGGATATCGTGCAAAAAGAGATGTATACATTTACCGATAAAGGCGGCAGAAGCCTCACGTTGCGACCTGAGGGTACGGCGCCTGTTATACGAGCCTACGTCGAGCACAACATGAACCAGTGGCCGCAACCGGTTAAACTGTTCTATATAGGCCCGATGTTTCGCTACGAACGGCCGCAAGCCGGCAGGTTTCGCCAGTTCTGGCAGCTGGGCGTTGAAGTAATCGGCTCCGATGACCCCGGCATCGATGCGGATACGATCCTCCTTATGATCAATTATTTTAAAGCCGTCGGTTTGAAGGAGCTCACGCTTTATATCAACAGTATGGGCTGCGACAATGATAAACCGCAATACTTACAAATGCTCAAGAAATATGCGGAAGAACACAGTGAAGAGCTCTGCAAAGATTGCCAGAAACGAATCGAGCTCAACCCTTTACGTTTATTCGACTGCAAAGATGAAAGCTGCCAGAAGGTGATGGCCGGGGCTCCAAAGCTTATAGATCACCTTTGCTGCGACTGCAAGAATCACTTCTACGCCGTCCGGCAGTACCTTGATATGCAGGGCATAGGATATATCGTTAAGCCGGAGCTCGTGCGCGGCCTCGACTACTATACGCGAACGACGTTCGAGGTTGTAAGCCCGCTTCTCGGCGCTCAGAACGCCATCGGCGGCGGCGGTCGCTATAATAAGCTTGTCGAGGAATTCGGCGGTCCTCCCACACCGGGTATCGGTTTTGCGATAGGTTTAGAACGTCTCGCACTTGCCGTTGAGAAAGAGGGCGTATTTGCGTCGCTTGAGGACAGCATGGACGTATTCATCGCGCTCGCCGATGATGCGGCTAGACCGGCGGCGATCAACCTTCTTTATAAGTTGCGGGGCGAACGGATTCGCACCGATATGGATTATATGGGGCGCAGCCTTAAAGCGCAGCTTAAATACGCAAATAAGCGCGACTTCAAATACACGATATTTCTTGGTTCGGCCGAGCTGGAAAGCGGGCAGGTTATTATTAAAGACATGCATGCGAGTGAACAGTATGAGGTTAAACTTAGCGACCTGGTCGACAAAGTTATTGAGCTCGTTACTGTAAAGAAGCAAGCACGAACGGAATTATAAGGCGAGTTTTTAAAATCTAACTACGTAAATATTTAAGTCTAATGATAGATGGAGCGATGTGAATGGATAAAGTTGCACACGAAGATGTATTGGCAAAATATGCGATGCGCTCACACTCGTGCGGTTCGCTAAGGAAGGAAAATATCGGGGACGAAGTTGTGCTGACCGGCTGGGTCAACACACGCCGCGACCACGGAGGTCTGATCTTCTTGGATTTGCGCGACCGTAGCGGTATCGTCCAGATAACCGTTGACCCGGCTCGCGTAGAAGCGTTTGAAACAGCTCAAAGAGTAAGGGACGAATATGTTCTCTATATCACCGGGCGCGTGATACCGCGACCGGAAGGCACGATCAACCCTAACCTGCCGACAGGAGAGGTTGAAGTTGAGGCCGAGAGCATTGAAATCTTCAACAAATCAAAGACACCTCCGTTTGAGATAGACGGCGCACCGTCCGATGAGAGCCTGCGCCTTCGCTATCGCTACGTCGATCTGCGCAGGCAGGAGATGCAGCATAACATTATGATGCGCCATGAAGTGGCAAAACGTGCCCGGGAATATCTCGATGAAAACGGTTTTGTCGAGATAGAGACGCCGATGCTGCAAAAAAGCACACCTGAAGGCGCACGTGACTTTATCGTGCCGAGCAGGTTACAACCGCATCACTTCTACGCGCTTCCGCAATCGCCGCAGCTCTTTAAACAAGTGCTGATGGTATCGGGGTTTGAGCGCTACTATCAACTCGCACGCGCATTTCGGGACGAAGACCTTCGCGCCGACCGGCAGCCCGAGCATACGCAGATCGATATGGAAGTCTCGTTCATGAACGAGGAAGGCATTTTAACGCTCGTAGAAGGGCTTCTGAAGGACGTTTTCGACATAATCGGTGTCGAGGTACAAACGCCTATAATACGGATGCCGTTCGCAGAAGCAATCGCTCGTTACGGCTCGGATAAACCCGACCTGCGCTTCGGTATGGAGATCGAGGATGTAAGCGATATCACGGCGGATGTAGGCTTTAAAGTTTTCGCCGATACGGTAAAGAACGGCGGAGCGGTACGAGCTATCGCGGCTCCCGGAATCGCTACCTATTCGCGCAGCCAGATAGATGCGCTTAATGCGTTTGCCGTAGAGCAGGGCGCAAAAGGCCTGGCATGGATCGCCCTTGAGCCGGAAGGCAGCATCCGCTCGCCGATAGCCAAATTCTTCAGGGAAGACCAGCTTGAGGCCATTATTACGCATCTTAAAGGACAACCGGGCGATATGTTGCTCTTTGTGGCAGACGAACCGAGAAAAGCTTCAGAGGTTCTTGGCGCGTTGCGCTTGAAGCTTGCTGAAGAACTCGGCCTGATAGAGCCGGGCATATTTAAGTTTATGTGGCTTGTCGATTGCCCGCTGTTTGATTGGGACGAGACAAACCAGGACCTGACGCCGAACCACCATCCGTTTACGCGCCCTCGCGACGAAGATTTGCCGCTTCTTGATGCCGAGCCCTTAAAGGTGAAGGCATACGCATATGATATCGTCATCAACGGTACGGAAGTCGGCGGTGGAAGCCTACGTATCTACGATCAAGACTTACAGGAGAAAATCTTTAAGCTGATCGGGATAGGGGAGGAAGAAGCGCGCGAAAAGTTCGGGTTCCTGCTTGAAGCCTTCGAATACGGCGCTCCACCGCATGGTGGATTAGCAATCGGCTTGGATAGGTTAGTAGCGATTCTGCTGCAGAAGAAAACGATTCGAGAGGTAATAGCGTTTCCAAAGACGCAAACCGGCTCATGCCTGATGACCGGTGCGCCTGATACAGTAGTTGACCAGCAGTTACGCGAGGTGCATATAAAGTTAAGCTAGCACCGGTTTGTTATTGACATGGTCTAGAACCAGTGTGGTACAATGAGGCTAGAAAACAGAGTTAAAAGCTCTGCCTTGTTCGAGGCGCGTAGTGTATATTTGAGCCAACACTATGACGTTGGGAGATCTACTCTCACCTGCGGCGCGAAAGCCCTCTCGATTAGGGACTCGTTAAGCAGGTAGGCGATCACCCACCTGCGGGGAGCGGGCTTCAATATGTAAGTTCGCAAGACGGCAAGGCGGGGCTTTTTCATGTACTAATATTAGGTAATATTGAATTATGTTTTAGAAATGCCAGGTTATTGACCTGGCATTTTGTATTTCCCTTTACTTTCCTATCGCCATTCTGCTAATTGCTTTTACTAGAAGTGTCGCATTCTAAATGGCGTTTTATTTGCTTAGCTATTCCGTAGTTTAACTGTATAATTTCATTTATTTGCACGCTTTTAGAAAGCGCATGATATGGGCATGGAGCGACTTGATGAAGCATGGAAAAAGGATTCGGGCAGTTCAGAAGCCCAGCTAAACGGCACTCAAACGCCACCCTCATCTAAAATCCCCTTAAGTAACGCTCTCAGCGGCCGATATTAACAAAGACTGCAAGTAACGATTATTCAAGCGCTTGGCTACAATAAATATTGTATTAGAACCATTGACCCTAGTTTAAATGCAGCATTTTAGATCACTCCTTATATAACCGCCAGGCACTCTAATGATTTTTGTAAGTGTCTTTGTAGTATCGATGATTGTATTGGAGCAGTGATAATATGCAAAACAACCATTCGGGTTCCGTGCACGTATCAAATATCAGGCAGTATATAGAAACAAAGATCGTTCGTCGCGCTGCGGTATCAGATAACTCAACTCTCGTTATGTGTAAGCAAAAATGCTCGATTTGTCCGCTCGATTTTCGCCTTTGCGAGTTTGGCTCGTGCAGGCAAAACCGTCCCGACGGTTACCTAAGTTAACATATAGAAAGCGCTCTTTGGCTTTTGACCGGCCGTTCAGCATATTTTACTAGCTGACCGGCCGGTCTTCTGTTTATAGCAATAAAAAAATCCCTATGTTATGATTTCAAAAAATAGGAGGGATAGATGGCAGCGTCGCTGGTCCTGTTTGCCGTTATCACGGTTGCTTTGTTAATCGTGTTCTGGTTCGCAATATCCGCTCTTGTGCAGCTCAAGAAAACTCTCGTTAGAGCCGAGAAGGCGTTGGGCAACGTCGACGTTCTTGTCGTAAATCTAAACGAAAGGCTCGATCCGCTGCTATACGACCTTCACGGCGTCGTCCAACAAGCCGATCGCGAACTCAGTCGCGTTGATGAGGTAGTTAGTACTATTCGCGATATCGGCGACAAAGTTAACGCGGTTACGCGAGTTGTTAACGAGGTAATATCGTCACCGCTTATTAAGGTGGCAAGTCTCTCGGCGGGTGCACGTGAGGCGCTTCGTAAAATAGTCGGCCGGTAAGAATACGGCCGACGAGTATCAAGCGGAGGGAACATGAAACGAGTTAGAGGTTTTATTATAGGAGCACTGCTCGGGACACTAGCGAGCATTGTAATCACATTAGCGCTTAATCCTGAAAAGAGAGAAAAGGCGATTTCTTTCTTCAAAGCTGCTTATTCTTCACTGGGTTTGGATATAAACAAGTGGATTGACCGTTTTAGCGCCGCCTTAGAGGCCGGTCGCGAGACTGCTAGGGAGACTGAATTCAGGCTCGAGCACGAAACATCGCCGGATTATCCTAATCCATAAGCGTAAACGTACTTCGGAATCGACCTGCCGTTTGGCGTTTACGTAAGTACAAAATTATTTGCCTTAAAACTAACGCTGGTGACAGCGTAATTATTTATTCTGATGAAGGGATACGCGAAAATGGGCATAGTTGACCAGGTTGATAAGGTACAGATGAGTGTGCCTGCGCGCAAAGAATATGCGCGGCTTCTTAGGCTCGCGATTGCAGGTGTAGCTACGCGCATGGATTTTAGCTTTGACGGCCTCGAAGACTTAAAAATAGGCCTTGATGAGGCGTTTTTGCTTGCCATCAACGATCCTGAGATTCAAGAGTTTAATGTTACATTTGCCGTCTACCCCGACAGGATGGAGATCATCGTGCCGGGCCTCGGGGCTATAGACACGCTAGAAGAAGAGCTTATGCAAAAGTTCGGGTTTTCCATTCTTCATTCTGTTATGGATAAGGTTGAATGGGAAAGAACTGATAGCAAACGCCAGCTTACGCTGGTTAAAAACATCCAGTAATAACCGGTTGGGGGGGCTTACGCGTTGCCGAGCTCACAAAAAAGTAAGAAAAAGAATAAAGCATTGGCTTGGGATAAAGGAAGAACTCTCGAGCTATTTAAAGAATATAAGAAGTCGAGATCGCCTGAAATTCGGGATGAACTCGTAGCCATGTATATAAACCTTGTCGAGTATCTCGCCAGGCGTTTTAAGAACCGGGGCGAGCCGATCGAAGATCTCATTCAGGTAGGTACGATCGGCCTTATCAAGGCCATAGACCGCTTTGACGTGGAGCGAGCGGTTGAATTTACCACGTACGCGACGCCGACGATCGTCGGCGAAATTAAGCGCTACTTTAGAGACAAAGGTTGGGCGGTTAAAGTGCCGCGACGCCTACAAGAGCTTAACCTTCTCGTCACGCAAGCCATGAATACGCTCACGCAAGACTTAAAACGAGCGCCCACGATACACGAGATTGCCGAGCATATCGGCGTGACATCAGAGCAAGTTATCGAAGCAATGGAAACAAGTGAGGCATACAGTTTTGTCTCGCTCGACCGGGATTTATCGTCTGATTCTGATGATAGTTTCTCACTTTTAGAGTATATTGGTGAAGACGATAAAGAGCTTACTGGCATCGAAGACAGGACATGTCTTGCCGAGGCGCTTTCGAAACTCAGCAAGCAGGAGCAACGTATCCTTTACTTGAGGTTCTTCCGCGGGCTGACGCAGACCGAGATAGCGCAGCAGCTGGGCATATCGCAAATGCACGTTTCAAGGTTGCTTAGGCGTACCTTGGAAGTTCTTCGAGATAGGATGCTGCAAGACCGGGAGGCATAAAGCTTGACGAAGGAAGATCGCTTAGAGCGAATAAAGGCTCTGGGCATAATCGCGTGGTCGTGGCTTGGTATAATCACCCTCGTAAGTGTTGTGCTGGGCTTGATTTACAGTATCCACACGGTTTTAATGCCTTTTATCTATGCTCTTGTGTTTGTCTACATCCTTCGTCCCGGCGTTGATTTACTCGAAAAGAAGGGCCTACCGAGAACGCTTTCACTCATCCTCTCCTACCTGGGCTTGCTGCTGGTGCTCATCTTACTCTCGATGTATGTCGGGCCGATCCTCTTTAAAGAGAGCAACGGCTTTATAAAGCGCTTTCCCGAGTATCTAACGGTCGTTAACGGCTATCTAAACGATTTTATTAAGCAGCATCCATATCTGCAGGGCGACCAAGCCACTAACTTTCTTAACGGTTTTTCGAAGTCGTTTCAAACGTTTCTGCAAAAAGCGGCACTCTCCGTACCGTCGGTCACGGCAACCTTTTTCGGCAGCCTTGCGAATTTTGTTTTGGCGCCGATCATCGCTTTTTATATTCTTAAAGACACCAACAGAATCAAACAGACGCTTCGCGATATGATTCCCGCACCCTACCGCATTGAAGGCATGCATATCGTAAAAAAGATCGATCTAATTGTCGGTGGTTTTCTTAAAGGCCAGGCGCTCGTAGCTTTGAGCGTCGGCGTCTTGTCGGGCATCACGCTCTCCGTCCTCGGCGTTGATTACGCCATATTACTCGGCTTCCTAATCGGCCTGTTTAATATTATCCCGTATCTAGGCCCTGTTATCGGAGGGGCTTTAGCGGTTATAATTGCACTTGGTACGTCTTGGAAGCTAGCGCTGATAGTAATAGCCGCACTTGTAATTGTGCAGCAAGTCGATAGTATATTAATATCGCCCCGTATTATGAGCCAGCAGGTGAACTTGCATCCCGCGTTGGTTATCTTCGCATTGTTGGCAGGGGGTTCTATTTTAGGATTTATAGGGATGCTCATTGCTATACCGATCGCGGCTGTATGCAAGGCGCTCTACCTTCATTTTAGGGAGCGAGAGAGCGAAAGCAGGCCGGGCGGGCCGGATATTCAAGAATTACAGCCGACGATTGAACGTTGAGGGGAAGTGAAATGAGATCTAACGATATAAGAGCATTATGGTTATCATTCTTCGAGGCTAAGGGGTGCAAGGTTGTGCCGAGCTCATCGCTCGTGCCGGATGACCCGACGCTGCTTCTAACTGCAGCCGGGATGGTGCAATTCAAGCCGATATTCTTAGGCGAAGTTAAAGTAGATTTTAAGAGAGCGACGACTGTGCAAAAATGCCTGCGGACATCCGACATAGAAAACGTCGGCAGAACCGCCAGGCACCTTACATTCTTTGAGATGCTGGGCAACTTCTCGTTCGGCGATTACTTCAAGAAAGAAGCTATAGCCTGGGCGTGGGAATTTGTTACCGAACACCTCAAGCTGCCCGTTGATAAACTCTACGCTACCGTTTACGTAGACGATGATGAAGCATTTAACTTGTGGCGCGATATGATCGGCCTCTCGGAAGATAGAATATTCAGAATGGGCGAGGACAACTTCTGGTCGGCTGGAGCGACCGGCCCATGCGGACCGAGCTCTGAGATTATGTACGATCTCGGCCCTGACGCCGGCTGCGGCCGTCCTGCATGCACGGTCGGCTGTGATTGCGATCGTTACCTCGAACTATGGAACCTCGTATTCATGCAGTATAACCGGGATGAACACGGTGAGCTTACACCGCTGCCCAAGAAAAACATCGACACCGGGGCGGGTCTTGAGCGCATCGCTCGCGTTCTGCAAAACGTTAGCTCAAATTTCGAGACAGACGTGCTGTACCCGATGGTTCAAAAGATAGCGACAATCGCCGGCGTGAACTATGGCGAAGATCCTGCCCGCGATGTATCGATTAA
Coding sequences within it:
- a CDS encoding NAD(P)-binding protein — translated: MDGTLHAASAAHIPYLIVEINPGTVTAEQQKGEPIYYGDATQEEVLMHLDILDARVAVVAISDPAATRRIVELARRLNPDVYIIVRTRFLHEVESLYQLGANEVIPEEYEILRGRLKDNEN
- a CDS encoding cation:proton antiporter codes for the protein MELALLRDIVILFGLAIIILYASQRLGLPTIIGYIVTGIVAGPYGLKLIAASPEVSILADIGLVLMLFTIGIEFSFNSLLKLRRSVLLGGSLQVALTFSAGFLVAREVGLAVNNAIFIGFLVSLSSTAIVLKVLQDRAEIDTPHGKTSLGVLIFQDIIVVPMMLVIPLLAGATTNLTASITSLLLRSIGIILFVIISAKWIVPNLLYQIARTRSREIFLIAIVLICLASAWLTSSAGLSLALGAFLAGLIISESEYSHQALGNIFPFRDIFSSFFFISIGMLLDVGFLVKNPQIIIILTLGILLLKGLLATTASSLSGFPARTAILVGIALCQVGEFSFVLSETGLRYGLLPGRLFQLFLDITILTMVATPLLIKVGPRFADTIVKLSLPAKLKYGWFPVEHATETKAKDHIIIVGYGLNGRNVARRVGCTHPILDRRDKSGNGDG
- a CDS encoding bifunctional (p)ppGpp synthetase/guanosine-3',5'-bis(diphosphate) 3'-pyrophosphohydrolase, with the translated sequence MVRIRSLINKIKKYNPDVDVEAIRNAYKLARKFHSDQYRMSGEDFISHPLEVADILADLGMDTTTILAALLHDVVEDTEISIEEIKKEVGPDVAALIDGVTKLGQIEFKSREEEQAENLRKMFIAMAKDIRVIIIKLADRLHNMRTIRHLDHAKQVKKAKETLEIYAPLAHRLGIMSLKWELEDLSFQVLEPKKYAQIQKMVAERRSEREEFLKTTISALKKELKSLIIEAEISGRPKHFYSIYEKMVKKGREFNEIYDLLALRVTVDSIKDCYGALGAIHAMWTPIPGRFKDYIAMPKFNMYQSLHTTVIGPMGKPLEIQIRTKQMHRTAEYGIAAHWRYKEGGSRDGKFDERLSWLRQMLEWQSELKDPREFMESLKIDLFEDEVYVFTPKGDVVNLPAGSTPLDFAYTIHTDVGHRCIGAKVNHQIVPLEYKLHTGDFVSVLTSKTAAGPSQDWLKIVKTSRARNKIKQWFNKESREDTEAAGREMLQKELRKLDLGLKSHTTMVTLDAIAKELNFKAAEDVLSSIGAGKTSAKQIASRIAEAHTKEKEAEKPEDDFGLEELNLKIAQKPQKQRRSGNNTGVTVKDIDDMLIRLAHCCNPVPYDNIIGFVTRGRGVSVHRTDCLNARQLKDLFPDRIIETSWDTKQPAAFQVEIEVEALDRPKLLRDVTTVLGDASVNILTASVATSRDHVALLKFVFEIGNLTHLNTIIGNIKRVPAVYDVYRVEPNKGKREKIVPKWQEEQAKH
- a CDS encoding D-aminoacyl-tRNA deacylase, yielding MLEPISTITDAASSERARLLYERAYEAFGAIVPTKEGEFRAHMAVTLVNDGPVTILLDSKKCFQRGYKAAILRIVYLQVS
- a CDS encoding MBL fold metallo-hydrolase, translating into MFLETLVVGDLGANCYVLASEHAKETIVIDPGGSTGLIMDTIAAVNLDVKYIILTHAHWDHIAAAVELKKKTGAQIAVHKLDAAALNQPGFNLSSWVGERQEESITPDIELEDGQVIKCGDIEAHVLLTPGHTPGSISIRIANALFTGDLLFYGSIGRTDFAGGSLDALLHAVKTKVLTLPDQVTVYPGHGPATTIGVERRHNPYLQDL
- the hisS gene encoding histidine--tRNA ligase, producing the protein MQFRAPKGTSDILPEVAKKWHYLEKIAVGLFKIYGYERIKTPVFEHTEVFQRGIGTSTDIVQKEMYTFTDKGGRSLTLRPEGTAPVIRAYVEHNMNQWPQPVKLFYIGPMFRYERPQAGRFRQFWQLGVEVIGSDDPGIDADTILLMINYFKAVGLKELTLYINSMGCDNDKPQYLQMLKKYAEEHSEELCKDCQKRIELNPLRLFDCKDESCQKVMAGAPKLIDHLCCDCKNHFYAVRQYLDMQGIGYIVKPELVRGLDYYTRTTFEVVSPLLGAQNAIGGGGRYNKLVEEFGGPPTPGIGFAIGLERLALAVEKEGVFASLEDSMDVFIALADDAARPAAINLLYKLRGERIRTDMDYMGRSLKAQLKYANKRDFKYTIFLGSAELESGQVIIKDMHASEQYEVKLSDLVDKVIELVTVKKQARTEL